The following is a genomic window from Bombina bombina isolate aBomBom1 chromosome 3, aBomBom1.pri, whole genome shotgun sequence.
tatttcctTGTTGAATGTGGACTACAAGATATTAACACACATTCTAGCGAATAGACTGCAGATAGCCATTGGCCCACTGGTgcacccagatcaaactggattcatGAAAGGTAGGACGTtggtaaaaaatattagaaaattagaactTGTAATAAATTACTGTGACATAGCTAAGAAAGAGGGATCATTTCTTGCTAAGGATGCTGCTATTATATCTATTGATACACAGAAGGCTTTTGATTCTCTGATCTGGGATCATATGTTTATTGCTATGGGAAACTTTGGGATTAAGGGTAATTTTGTGAATATTATCACATTATTATACAATACACCCCAGGCTGCTCTAGTTATTAACTCTATTCTCTCGGATAAATTCAATTTACagcgagggacaaggcagggatgtcctatCTCACCCTTGCTATTTAATTTATCATTGGAACCCTTAGCTATTTACTTTAGAGAATATCTAGAAGGAATAGATATAGGACAATCTAGGATACAACAAGCAATCTACGCTGATGATGTGCTCATTTTTACACAAAATCTGGGAAATAATTTACCATTAATTGTTGATGCTTTGGACAGATATCAGACCTTTAcaggttttggaataaataagaGTAAATCGGAAATAATGTGGCTGATTAAAAATAAAGATTCTCCTTTAACCCCCTTTATGGAAGCAAAAGAATATATCCCATATTTGGGTTTGAAATTCTCATGCGACCCAGGGAAGTGGTATAGTCTAAACTTTCTCCCACTTATTATATCACTTAAAGAAGACATAGATAGATGGATGAACTTGCCCTTATCCTTATCTGGTAGGATTCAGTTAATAAAAATGATCTCACTACCCAAATTTCTCTATGTATTTCAGGCTATGCCTCTTCTTTTGGCAAAGAGGGATAGCTTGATAATCAATAAACACATTAGGCAATTTATTTGGAAGAACAGCAGATCTAGGATAGCCATGAGGCGCATGTCAGCCGGGAGGAAGGGAATGGGAATGGCCGTCCCGGACTTCGAAGCTTACAATTTAGCAGCTAATATGAAGTATGTGGTAGACTGGTTCTTAGAGACAGATCACTTCTCGATATATAACATAGAGGAAGGGCTAGTCGCACCGTTTTCTCTGAAAGCCCTGGTTCATATGTTGCCAACTGAAATTCCTAAATGgatcaaaaaatttaaaattattgaTCAACCGATACGGGCTTGGCGTAAGTTCTGTGCGAGAACGGGTTCCAACTTTAGGGTCTCTCCATACCTAACGATTAGAGGGAACCCAGAGTTTTCGGAGGGATATGATTCCTCAAGATTTGGGAAGTGGACTAATGCTGGGGTCAAATATATTATTCAAATAATTAATATATCGGAGAATAGAGTTAAGACTTTCAATGAGTGTAAATTAGAATTCGGTATTACCAACTCCCAATACTTCGCTTTTTTACAACTTCGGCATTATGCTGAACAGATTCTGAAGACGCCAGGTTTGGAGTGGAATAATAAAGCCTTAAAACAAATTCTTTGCTTATTTAGCCTAGGGAAACTCTCAATCTCATCCATATATGGGGCTTTATTAGTTAATCAAGACACGAGTAATATTAGATATTTAACCTTAAGATGGAGGGAGTGTTCGGTTATCTCTATAGAGCCAGAGCTTCTAATTAGTTCGGTTAAAAGAGTAGCAAAGGCTATGACAGGGGAATACTTTAGAGAACAACAAATTAAAATCTTATATCAGGTATATGTTACCCCGAAGTCTCTCTCACCATGGGTAAAAGGAAGAGATAGCTTGTGTTGTATCAGATGTAAATTAGTTCTAGCTGATATATACcatatgttttggttttgcccGGTGATTCAGAGGTTTTGGGGTAAAATTTCATTTTGGTTAACAAAACTTCTCCAACGACATACCCATATTACTTGCCAGAATGTTTTCTTTCTAACAACGCATGAGGAAACTGGGTGGAaccctttattaataaatatggtTATTCTTATAGGtaggaaaataattttgaaaaactggCGATCTCACAAGGATCCCAAATTTGCAGAATTTAAGAAAGGTATACATTATCAGCTATTTTTAGAGCAGATTAAAACCCAGATGGATATGGAAATAAGCATAGAGGCCTTTTTTGCTAAATGGGAAATCTATATTAAGTCGCTGGATATTAACACCAGGAAGTTGGTTATTTCACCTTTTAGAGATTCAGTGTTTATTTTAGAGTCTAACCTAAGGGGAGAGTGGATATGCCCCTAGGccgactgttgggggggggggcagggagagagatttgtgatttttttttttttttctctcgtctTTTGTTGTAGTTGTTTTATTTCTTAGTGTTGTTTTGTATGGGATTTGTATGATTGTGGTTTAAACTGCTAGAAATTCCAGTATTGTGCATGTCTTTTTTCAGCAATAAGTATGTAGCCACACGGGTTGAACTGGTAATTATGTTAGAGTTTGAAGATTTGGCCCTGTGTGGCGCAAAGGATAAAGCGTCTGTGCTTTCTGCTTGGTTTTTGCTTTCTGTTTTGTAACATTGTACACTGCTGGTgtgaaaataaagaaattaaaaaaaaatgttacagcgCATTTTCAttgcaactgattaattaaactccatctaaaatatcactatatATAATTCCTAATCTGTTTGGACAAAGTTTAAAATCACTTTAAGTAGTTTATTTGCTTGattattataaaaaacaacaatgttGTAAAGCAGAAATATATACTCAGCCAGACTCTTTCAGTATCATTTCTttattcaagggacagtctactccagaatttttattgtttaaaaagatagataacaacaCTAAAATgttgatattttttgtttttacatggTTTAAAAAGTACTGCAGCACAGACTGCTAGACTCTTACCTCCACCCAGCTATTACTTaaacactttcagctagattacgagatttgcgttatgagcggtgctgTACTAACTTGCAagatattgtcaccgctcacttacagcgctggtattacaggtttacaaaaacccggcgttagcaggcaagaagtgagcgtagagcaaaattgagctccataccgcactccaataccagcgctgcggtgagctggttttacgttctcgtgcacgaattccccatagacatcaatggggaaatccggctgaaaaaaaggctaatacctgcaataaaggagcgtagccccattgattcctatgggaaaagaaaatttatgtttacatctaacaccctaacataaaccctgagtctaaacacccctaatcttacacttattaacccctaatctgccgcccccgacatcgccgacacctacattatacttattaacccctaatttgccgctccggacatcaccaccactataataaacataataataaacatattaacccctaaactgccatactcccgcatcgcaaacactagttaaatattattaacccctaatctgccgcccctaacatcgccaccacctacctacatttattaaccccatatctgccgcaactatactaaatttattaacccctaaacctaacacccactaactttaatgtaattaaaataaatctaaataaaagctactattaatcactaaataattcctatttaaaactaaatacttacctgtaaaataaaccctaagctaactacaatataactaatagttacattgtatctagcttaggttttatttttattttacagctaagattgtatttattttaaataggtagaatagttattaactatttactaactacgtagctaaaataaatacaaatttacctgtaaaataaaacctaacctgtcttacactaacacctaaccttacactacaattaaatcaattacataaattaaatacaattaactaaattacaaaaaaaacaacaacactaaattgcacaaaataaaaaaagaaatgatcagatatttaaactaattacacttaatctaatagccctatcaaaataaaaaagccccctccaaaataaaaaaaccctagcctaaactaaactgccccaaagaaatcagctcttttacctgtaaaaaacaaatacaaacaaccccccaacagtaaaacccaccacccacacaaccaacccccccaaataaaatcctaactaaaaaacctaagctccccattgccctgaaaagggcatttggatgggcattgcgcttaaaagggcatttacttcTTTTtccgccaaaaccctaatctaaaaataaaacccacccaataaacccttaaaaaagcctaacactaacccccgaagatacacttacagtttttgaagacccgacatccatcctcaacgaagccggcagaagtcctcaatgaagcagcagaagtcttcatccagacggggcgGAGcgggccatcttcaagacatccggagcggagctttctcttcaatcgacgtcttcttcccaatgtttccctttaaatgacgtcatccaagatggagtcccttacattccgattggctgatttctatcagccaatcggaattaaggttgaaaaaatcctattggctgttgcaatcagccaatagtattgagctttcatcctattggctgatccaaaatcggaattctatcagccaatcggaattcaagggacgccatcttggatgatgtcatttaaaggaaccttcattgttcaagacgacgtcgattgaagaggatgctccgcgccggatgtcttgaagatggacctgctccgcgccggatggatgaagatagaagatgccgtctggatgaagacttctgcctggttggatgaagacttctgctgcttcgttgaggacttctgccggcttcgttgaggatggatgtcgggtctaaaaaaaatgtaagtggatcttcaggggttagtgttaggcttttttaagggattattgggtgggttttatttttagattagggttttgggcggaaaaagagctaaatgcccatacaaatgcccttttcagggcaatggggagcttaggttttttcatttaggattttatttggggggttagttgtttgggtggtgggttttactgttggggtggttgattgtattttttttttttacaggtaaagagctgatttcttttgggcaatgccctgcaaaaggcccttttaagggctattggtagtttagtttaggctaggttttttttttttattttggcagagcttttattattttattagggctattagattaggtgtaattagtttaaatatctgataatttattatttttgtgtgtgtaatttagtgttttttttgtaattttgttaattgtatttaatttatttaattgtagtgtaaggttaattgttagtgtaagacaggttaggttttattttacaggtaaatttgtatttattttatctagatagttggtaaatagttaataactatttagtaactattctacctatttaaaataaatacaaacttgcctgtgaaataaaacctaagatagatacaatgtaactattagttatattgtagctagcttagggtttattttacaagtatttagttttaaataggatttatttagttattaatagtaggttttatttaaatttattttaattaaagttagtgggtgttagggttagacttagggttaggtttaggggttaataaatttaatatagtggcggcggcgacgttggggcggcagattaggggttaataaatgtaggtaggtggcggcgatgttggggcggcagattaggggttaataatatttaactaatgtttacgatgcggagtgcagtggtttaggggataatatgtttattatattggcagcaacgtccagagtggcagattaggggttaattttattttagtgtttgagatgcgggagggcctcggtttaggggttaataggtagtttatgggtgttagtgtactttttagcactttagttatgagttttatgttacagctttgtaacataaaactcataactactgactttcagttaacggtacggatcttgtagttataggctgtaccgcttactttttggcctcccaggcaaactcgtaataccggcgttatggaagtcccattgaaaaagggcttttggaaagctgcggtagttacgttgcgttacggccaaaaaagtgtgcggtgcccctaaacctgcaagactcgtaataccagcggtagtgaaaaagagccttaacgctgcttttttcactcataccgcaaaactcgtaatctagccatttgtttgctTTTTCCTAGCCTGCACGATGCAGAGCAGCAGGTGAAAACGTTTAGCCTATGGGCAGTGAGACATCTAACTGGCTGTACCGCTTGTGTCTTCGAAACTTAAAGGGAGATGGAAGTCAAAATATAAAGGACATAGTAGCGCAATAAGAAATTGTTCTCATCTTTATtgaattttcttattgcactattgcaagGTGTGTATTCCCTGTAAATGGATAAAAGACATATTTAAATGTAGCTTCAGAACAGAAAGGCAATACTGTGATCAAAATGAACACAGCCAgcaagccaatagcaagaggcatatgtaCGTAGCCATCAATTACCAGCCATGTTCAGCTCTGGAGTATAACTctgtttacaggggttaaacacagttatatgtaagcaacagtgcaataaaaagGTCTAACACATTGAATCATTAACATTTAAAAGGAAATAAATGTGTAgtaccccaaaattttattttcatgattcagatagaacatacaattttaaacaactttccaatttatttctattatgaaattttcttcattctctagttatccattgctgaagggacagcattgcactactgacaggaagctgaaaatatctatgtagccaatcacaagagacaaatgtatgcagcagctcccactagtgtatgttatgtgcgtattcatttattaactagggatactaagagaacgaagcacatttgaaaatagaagtgaatttaaaagtgtcttaaaatgacatgatctatctgaatcatacaagtttaattttgacttatctatccctttaaatagttttaaagaaactttacaatttacttctacacCTAGGCaggtccattttaaagggacagtaaacaccttgtaatgcaATTGTATGCAGTCTTCCAATATATCAGCAgagtataaattattttaaaatacattaacctcttgtttgctacaactgtttttcaatggtcaaccCCCTTTCCTTATTTAGAGAGGCCAAGATGCACTTGAGTGAGGAGATTACAGCACTGCAGAATTTTGCAGCTCTATACAAATGAATTATAATAagacttgccactgtcattgtgttaacaacatCTACATTAAAATGCGAATACACTGCAGATTGGGGACAGATATGGGGCAAGGTGGACTTGTGAAACCTGCCATGTGCTCCtttagttttcaggactggaaaatccacaatgtTCAGATTTAAAGTAGATGAAAAGTGGGGAAAATAAAGTATGTTGCACAGCTGTATTACTGTGTATAAGTATGCATTGTATAAATAGTTTAATGTCCTTCAAAGGCactgggaaaaaaagaaaaaaaaaagtagggtttactgcccctttaatgaatgtaTTCTAGGACACGAGCCAGACATCTCAACTCTCGCAAtgaaatagcggctccctgacgcccgcaaattaaacacaatatcccggaaagagcagtgccagagaaaataaaatttgtgcctgcacttttcatttctacctgtaggtgtcactgttctgttgtagctcaatgtaaatagttactgcgttcctctctggacttttctcccccttcctgaactctagTGCGGTGCAAGACATagcagacctgatatatataggtgagttgtgcagactcctatactctctatattgtgcaggctcccatacgcTCTATATTGTGCCGGCTCCCATacgctctatattgtgcaggctcccatactctctatattgtgccggctcccatactctctatattgtgccggctcccatactctctatattgtgccggctcccatactctctatattgtgccggctcccatactctctatattgtgccggctcccatactctctatattgtgccggctcccatactctctatattgtgcaggctcccatactctctatattgtgccggctcccatactctctatattgtgccggCTCCCATACTGTGCAGATTCATATACTCttcatattgtgcagactcccatactcttcatattgtgcagactcccaaactttatgtTGTACAGACCCCcctactctatattgtgcagactcccctaCTCTAtatttattcacattatttataaatgatctgcgtaatgtctgcaaatcctcaactgtacacatgtacgcagacgacacggtaatctatgcaaacaattccaatccgcctcagcttgaagcagtgctccaagaccacttcacagaggtagaaaagtggatctcaaaaaacaaactcgtCCTAatcactgacaaaactgtcacaatgatctttggaacgggacctaaattacacaaattacgaaattcccatctacgcatcaaaacaaaatccaattgcacgctgaccgcagtccattcTTTCAAAtgcttaggtatgttgttagaccccaatctatcatTTGCcgtccacatagaaaaacttgcatctaaactttatccaaaactaggtgccctgtacagaaacaaatcctgcctcagccctacagtaaaggaaaagattgtacagcaaatgctgatgcctatcatggattacggggatgcagtttatgcacctgcaccgcaaactcaccttaataaacttaatacattgtataactcgttctgccgctttgtgctacaatgtaactacaggacccaccattgtgacatgctaaaagaactaaactcgctgtcgctggaatccagacgcaccctccatctttcctgccttgtgtttaagagcttttctgggaagctcccaccctacctgagcagaatgctctccccggctattcccaccccctataacctccgatccagtaccagcacattatttagcttgcctcaatacaaaaagcagctcgatcctccttttcctacagagcaccacaattatggaacaacctcctgcacactttaaaaccttccccatgcctaatatcctttaagagatccctctctgcaaatctcaaaacagaatgcacctgtcatggttgattatatatttcctacctgttctaggttaaatttttgcatatattattgtgtattattattgttttgtattttattgtaccctgttgtatcaatgcaatgttttgtgtacccaggacatactagaaaacgagagaaatctcttcctggtaaaatattttataaataaatattgtgcagactcccatactgtatagctataaaatggttatatatttatttatgcatgcaaAGTTCATcttggttttttttctctctcacttttaGTGATAACATTTTCCATCAGAGCACTGATGAATACAGAATAGGTGCGGGGGCACCTCTCTGAAATGACTTTTTGCAGCTTGGGAAGTCTAACAAGCTACAGTGTTTCATTAATAGATGTGACCGCCCCGTCACACCGGATATTGCCTCACTCCCGACCACGTCACTTATTGACGAGTTGCTCGCCATTTTATTTCCACCGCTGTGTAAGGGAGGTCGGGGCCTAAAGCGCCCAAATACCAGGAATCCTCAGTCTGTGTTTGGGGGACACTGGCCTATAAGCCCCTGTTCGGACTCTTAACTAAAATAAGCCTCAGCTCTCCATGATTATGCGGCACCGTCTGCGTGACCGAGCTAATCTTGTCTCCTCCCCGGCCTCCCGCCGCCGAGCGCTTTTACAGCCTGCAGCTCGCATAATACCCACCCGCCGGCCTGCGGGGAAATCAGGAACATGCAATAGGCGGGTGGCTACTGTGGAGACCGATCTGAGGTTACAGACAGGAGAAACCCCGTCACGCCCTGAAACACACTTACACGACAACAAAGACCAGCCGGGACACGGCGCGCCTTATGAGGGAGCTTTCCTCTCGGGCATGGATTTTGAAGAATTGTTGGGAGCGGAGGGGGAGGCTGCGGAATTTCTTAAAGAAGCAGACCTCTCAGAGACTGAGGATGTACCGCTCGCAGACCTCCTGCAGCAGATTGTCGGCTGTGTTGATGTAAGCAGCCCCTACAACCCGCAGGCTGAAATAAGGCCTCAGAAAATGGCCGCTATAACCCGTCCATCTAACATGGCCGCAGCCGCTCTCTCGTCCAGAACCAACGGCCGTTGCCAGGGTAATAAGAACGCACTGGCCGCTCGCCTCAACCGGCTGCGCAAGAAAGAGTATGTGAACGGCCTAGAAAGCCGCGTTGCCCGACTCTCTGAGGAGAATCAACAGCTACAAGTAGAGAGGCGCGCTTTGGATGCAAGGGTGCGCGAGCTTGAAGAAGAAGCGCGCTATTTGCGCGCGGTGTTGGCCAATGACAGTGCTCTGTCGCAGCTCCTGGGACGCCTCACTGGACTGGGTGGGCTACGGCTCTCCACATCGCTTTTCGGATTCCCTCCTACAGCAGGTGACCACGACTACGCCCTACCTAGGGTCAAGCACGAAGAGGAGGAGCCCTCGCCCGGCGGGGTGTGTTTACATGTGGACAAGGAGAAGGTGTCCGTGGAATTCTGCGCACTCTGTGCAAGGAATGCATTCACTGCTGTCAAAATGTAGGGTCAAGTAAACTGCTTCTTTATTTGTTGGACATCTTCAGCCAGAGGACAGAGCAGAGAGACCTATAGACACTAATGTCATGGGATTTGTCACAGCCATGTGGCAGACTGTGTATTGCTAGTGCCCCCCATGCCCAGTGTATCCTCTGACATTAATACTGGGTAATATATTACTGCAGAATGTCTAAGATGTAGCATTGGACTTTTATTCGCACCAAATCCAATA
Proteins encoded in this region:
- the CREBZF gene encoding CREB/ATF bZIP transcription factor, encoding MIMRHRLRDRANLVSSPASRRRALLQPAARIIPTRRPAGKSGTCNRRVATVETDLRLQTGETPSRPETHLHDNKDQPGHGAPYEGAFLSGMDFEELLGAEGEAAEFLKEADLSETEDVPLADLLQQIVGCVDVSSPYNPQAEIRPQKMAAITRPSNMAAAALSSRTNGRCQGNKNALAARLNRLRKKEYVNGLESRVARLSEENQQLQVERRALDARVRELEEEARYLRAVLANDSALSQLLGRLTGLGGLRLSTSLFGFPPTAGDHDYALPRVKHEEEEPSPGGVCLHVDKEKVSVEFCALCARNAFTAVKM